GCTGACCAGTCGCTGCACGGTCGAGGTCGGCAGGCCGGTGGCCTGCTGGATCTCCCCGAGCGTCATCGCGGGGCGCGCCAGGGTGAACGCGTTGAGGATTTCGACGATCTTGGTCAGCACCAGCAGCGTCTGCTGCTTGCCGGAATCCCCGTCTCCCTTTGCCATGGCGCAAATCTACCGGTCAGCTACCGATCACCCACCGGAATGCGTCGGCCTTGGACCGCGCGCCCTGCGCGGCCTTGGACCGGTTCGGCTCCCCCAACTCGGCCAGGATCTTCTCCGACAGGCGCACCAGCGATTCGAACGCCGTCGGGGTGAGCCAGTCCGGGCGCAGCGCGAACAACAGGTCCTCACTGGAGGTGTTGCCACTCGCGCCGGGTGCGAACGGGCAGCCGCCCAGGCCGCCGAGCGAGCCGTCGACCATCGTCGCGCCCGCGTCGATGGCCGCGAGCGTGTTGGCCACCCCGAGCCCCCACGTGTCGTGGCCGTGAAAGACGATGCGCCGCTCGGGGTTCACCGGATGCAGACCGTGGATGAGTTCACCGACCTGCGTGGGGATCGCCTGGCCGATCGTGTCACACACCACCACGTCGACCGCTCCGGCGGTCCGCGGGTCGGCGGCGATCCCCCACACTCGCCGCGGATCGACGAGCCCCTCGAACGGGCAGGTGAACGCCGTGGCGATGCACAGTTGGATGTCACCGCCCGCCTCGTCGGCGATCCGGATCGCGTCGGGCATCGCCGCGACGCTGGTCTCGGTGTCGCGTCCGATGTTGGCCTTGTTGTGTGAGTCCGACGCCGACAGGCAGTACTGGAACTTGCGCGCGCCTGCCGCGGCGGCCTTCTCGACATGCCGCGGGGTGGCCACCCAGATCCAGCATCGCTGAAGCTCCTCGGGCGTCAGCGCGGCCACGACGTCGAGGGTGTCGGCGAGGGTGGGCACCAGATCGGCGCGCGCCATCGACCCGATCTCCAGTGCGGGTACGCCGATGCGCAGCAGTTCGCGGACCACCTCGATCTTGAGCTCGGTCGGCAGTGTCTTGGCGGTCAGTTGCAACCCGTCGCGCAGGGTGACGTCGCGCAGTTCGGCGCGCGGGGTGTAGGGACTGGGTTCCCGAACGGTCATGTCAGATCCTCGATTTCGTCATCGGCGAGGCCCAGCAGCGTCGACAGCACCTCGTGGGTGTGCTCACCGAGGTCGGGCCCCACGTTGCGGATCGGCAGCGACGCGCCGCCGATGACCGGGACGATTCCCGGGAAGCCGACCGGTTGCGGTTCGTTCCCGCCGGTGTCGACGTCGAAGTGCTGGATCATGTTTCGCGCCTCGTACTGCTGGTCTTGGCAGATGTCGGCCGCGGTGTAGATCGGCCCGGACGGCACACCCGCCTCGTCGAGCAGTTTGAGCGCCTCGTCGCGGGTGTGCCGACTCGTCCACGCCGAGATCGCCTCGTCGAGTTCGTCGCGGCGGGCCCAGCGTCCGGCGTTGGTCTGCAGGTCGGGATCGTCGGCGAGATCGGGCCGACCGATGATGCGCATGTAACGCTGGTAGATCGCATCGCCGTTGCCCGCGACGATGATGCTGGTGCCGTCGGCGCACGGATAGGCGTTGCTGGGCGCGATGCCTTCCATGCGGCCGCCGACCCGTCGGCGCTGCACGCCGTAGGCCAGGTAGTCGGGGATCAACGATTCCATCACCGACAGGATCGACTCGTTGAGTGCGACGTCGATGATGCGTTGCGGTAGTGGAATTTTGGCGCGTTCACGTTGGAACAGCGCCATCACCGTGCCGAACGCCGCGTAGATGCCCGCGATCGAGTCGCCGATCGACACCCCGGTGCGTACCGGCGGGCGGTCGGGGTCGCCGACCAGTTCGCGTAGGCCGCCGTACGCCTCGGCGACCGCGGCGAACCCCGGCCGCTCCGACATCGGCCCGGTCTGGCCGAACGCCGAGATCCGCGTGATCACCAGGTTTGGGTTCGCCTCGTCGATGCGTTCCGGTCCCAGACCCCACTTCTCGAGGGTGCCCGGTCGGAAGTTCTCCAACAGCACGTCGCAGTGCCGCAGCAGCTCGAGCACGATCTCGCGGCCGCGCTCGGTCTTCAGGTCGAGCACGATCGACTTCTTGTTGCGATTGATGGTGCGGTACAGCATCGAGGTGCTGCCCGCGTAGAGGCGCCAGTTGCGCAGTTCGTCGCCGGTGCCGGGGCGTTCGACCTTGATGACCTCGGCGCCGAAGTCGGCGAGCATGCGGCCCGCGGTCGGGGCGGCGATGTAGTTGCCGAGTTCGAGTACACGCACCCCGGCCAGTGGACGAATCTGGTTGTCACTCATGTATTTCCTCGTATCAGAAGAGCAGGCTTGCCGGCAGCAGGAGCAGGATCGCGACGACGGAGGCCACCGACACGCCCACGGTGACGGTCTTGAGGGCACCGCGGGTGGACTGCCCCATCAGCGACTGCAGCAGCCAGAAGGTGTTGCTGGTGACGTGCACGGCGAACAGCGAACCGGCGCCTGCGGCCAGGGCGATCAGCACCGGGTCCAGCCCGATGATCGGCGCGACCGGGGCGAGGATGCCCGCCGAGGTGATCGCCGAGATCGTGACCGATCCGACGGCCACATGCAGCGCCGCGGCGATGAGCCACACCACGAGCAGCGGTGCCGCGGTGCTGGCGGTGAAGTACTCGCCGAGGATGTCGCCCAGGCCGGCGGCCTTGATCGTGGCGGCGAGGGATCCGCCGACCCCGGTCAGGATCAGGATCTGTCCGCTCTCCTTGAACCCCGTGGCGATGGCGGTCTCGATCGCCTTGGTGCCCTGGACCCGGCGGCCGACGAAGCTGGTGCCGATGAGGCCGATCAGCAAGGCGATCACCGGCGATGAGATGAATTTGACGACGGGGAGGTCGATTTCGGCCGCGTCGAGGATCGCGCCGGTGGCGATCAGCACCAGCGATGCCAGCATGGGGCCGAACAGGAGCAGCAGCGGCGCCTCGGTTGCGGTGTCGCTCTTGGGTTTCACGGTCGTCGTGGCGGTGGCCGACGCACCGGCGGGCGCCGCGGCCGCGGGCGCCGACCCGTCGGCGGGCGCACCCGTGACGTCGGACCCGTTGGTGCCGTCGGCGTCGCCGGCAGCGCCCGCCTCCACGGCGGGTTCGGCGCCGATGAACGGTTGTTCGTCACGTGCAGAATCCCAAAAGCCGTGGTTGAACAGGAACGACATGATGGCCACCGAGATCGCCACGGTCGGGATCACCAGGCACAGCCCGAACAGCAGCATCTTGCCGAGCGGCACACCCAGCAGGCCTGCGAGCGCGAGCGCGCCCACGCCCGGCACGGTCAGCACGATGCCGCACTCCAGGCCGATCGCCATGGCCGCGGCCATTCGCGCGGTGCCGTTCTTCCCGATCCGGGCGGCGAGGTTGCGGGCCAGTGGCGCCGAAATGACAAGCAGCACATCGAGAAAGATCGATTGCAGGGCGGTGGCAATCGTCAACGACATCGCGTACGGCATCCGCTTGGCGCCGAACCACCGCAGCAGTGTCTCCACCAGTCGCTGGATCGCGCCGGTCTGCTGCAGGATCGCCCCCATCAGCACACCGAACGCGATCAACAACCCGACCTCGGCCATGATGTCGCCGAAACCCGTGGTGATGGCCTCGATGGTCTTCTCGACACCCAATCCGACGGCCAGGCCGAGGTATGCGGACCCGACCACGAGCGAGACCACTGGGTTGAATCTGAACCTCACGATCATCACGACCACCGCGAGGATTGCGACCGCAGTGTTGATCACTATGGCGGTTTCTGACATGAGCGGAACTCCTAGGACAGCTGATGGCGGTCAGCGGGCTCGCACCTTTGTGGTGCGCGTCACGGCTACACCCACATTATGAGCATGAACCCACGATGTAAACAAGACCCTGGCCGCACAATGCCCCCGCGACCGCATCAGACCAGGTGACGCCGGTGACTCAGCCGCGGCCGTAGAACGGCATCTCGCGGGCCATCACGGTCAGTGACGGCACCGCGACCTCCAGGGGCAGTTCCACGAGGTGGGCCACGGCATTGGCCACGTGCACCACATCGAAGGTGGGTTCGGCCGCCAGCGTTCCGTCGGCCTGCACGGTCTGGTGACCGAATCCCGCCGTCATGGCGGTGGCGGCATTGCCGATGTCGATCTGCGTCACGCAGATGTCGACGCTGCGCAGGTCCAGCAACATCGACGCCGTCAGACCGCTGATGGCGTGCTTGGTGACGGTGTACGCCAGGCTCTTGGGACGCGGCCGGTGCGCCGAGAGCGAACCGTTGTTGATGATCCGGCCGCCCCGCGGCAGCTGTTCGGCCATGATGCGCGCGGCCTCGCGCGCGCAGAACACCGAACCGTCGACGTTGGTGCGCCAGGTGCGCTCCCATTCCGCGTCGTCGATTTCGGCGACCGACGCCGACGGCCCGAACACACCGGCGTTGTTGAACAGCACGTCGACGCGTCCGAAGGTCGCCACCGCATCGGCGAACAGGGCGCGCACCGAGGCCGGATCGGTCACGTCGACCGGCATCACCCGCGCATTGAGGCGACCCTGCGCGGCGTCACGAAGCGCGTCCGGTCTCCGACCGGCGAGCACCACATGATGGCCCGCGTCCAACAACACCCGGGCGGTCGCCTGGCCGATCCCACTGCCGGCACCGGTGATGATCACGACTTTCTGCACGGGCGCCATTGTCGCCCGTGGGCGCAGCCGGGGCGGTCCGACCCGCACAAAACCACCGCGCCTCACAGCGTCGATGGCCTCACTGGAATGCCGACATATTGGGCGCTTTGTTCCGCAAATACCGATCTAGTACGCTCATATTTCCGTAGACGCGGATTTTCCGCATGAGCGAGGGGCCAGCTGTGTCGTTGATCCGCATCAAAGACGCCGCGGCACTGCTGGGCGTCAGCGACGACACGGTGCGCCGCTGGATCGAGGGCGGTGCGCTACCGGCGACCAAGGACGACGCGGGCCGCAAGGTCATCGCAGGCGACGTGCTCGCCGCGTTCGCGCAGGCTCATGCCGCACCCCCACCCGACCCGACCGGCATCGCGAGTTCGGCCCGCAACCGGTTCGTCGGACTCGTCACGAAGGTGACCGCCGACGCGGTGATGGCCGAGGTGCAGATGCAGTGCGGACCATTCCAGGTCGTGTCGCTCATGAGCAGTGAGTCGGTGGCATCGCTGGGCCTCGAGCCGGGCAAGGTCGCGGTGGCGGTCGTGAAGGCGACGACGGTGATCGTCGAAACACCAGGAGGTAGTTCATGATTCGGGCGGCGAGCGCACTGTTGGGCCTGCTACTGCTCGCCGGGTGTTCGTCGCCACCCGAAAACGACGCCCGCCTCACGGTCTTCGCGGCCGCGTCGCTCAAGTCGACGTTCACCGAGTTGGGCAAGCAATTCGAGCAAGCCAATCCGGGTACCACGGTCGACTTCAACTTCGCCGGCTCGTCGGACCTCGTCACGCAGCTCACGCAGGGCGCGCCTGCCGATGTGTTCGCATCGGCCGACACCAAGAACATGACCAAGGCGGTCGACGCGGGACTCGTCGACGGTGATCCCGTCGACTTCGCGACCAACACGCTGACGATCGTGACGGCACCGGGAAACCCCAAGGGCATCACGTCTTTTGCCGACCTGACCAAACCGGGCGTCACGGTGGTCGTGTGTGCCCCGCAGGTGCCCTGTGGATCGGCCGCCGAGCAGGTCGAGAAGTCCACGGGCGTGACCCTGTCCCCGGTCAGCGAGGAATCCGCCGTCACTGACGTGCTGGGAAAGGTGACATCCGGTCAGGCCGACGCGGGCCTGGTGTACGTGACCGACGCCAAAGGCGCGGGCGACGCCGTGACGGCCGTCGCGTTCCCGGAGGCCGCGGGTGCGGTGAACACCTATCCCGTCGCGACGCTGAAGAGTTCGACCGACGCCGAGATGGCTCAGCGGTTCGTCGATCTGGTGGTCAGCCCCGAGGGCCGCAAGGTGTTGTCCGAGGCGGGTTTCGCGACACCGTGAGAACGCGGACCGGCGACCCGGTGCAGGTCGGGTTGCCGACTTGGATCTTCCTGCCCGCCACGATCGGCGCGCTGTTCGTCGTCATCCCGCTGGTCGCGATCCTGCTGAAGATCGACTGGACGCAGTTCGTCTCGCTGATCACGTCGGCATCGTCACGCGCCGCGCTGTTGTTGAGCCTGAAGACCTCTGCTGCCAGCACCGCGGTGTGCGTGGTGCTCGGCGTCCCGATGGCGGTCGTGCTGGCGCGTGCGCGTTTCCGCGGCCGTTCCGTCCTGCGCGCCCTGGTCCTGCTGCCACTGGTGCTGCCTCCCGTGGTCGGCGGAATCGCGCTGCTCTACACGTTCGGCCGGATGGGTCTGGTGGGCCACTACCTCGACATGGCAGGCGTGCGGATCGCGTTCACGACAACCGCGGTGGTGCTGGCACAGTCGTTCGTGTCGCTGCCGTTTCTGGTCGTGAGCTTGGAAGGCGCGTTGCGCTCGGCGGGTGAGCGGTACGAGACGATCGCCGCGACGCTCGGTGCCCGGCCCACGACCGTGCTGCGCACGGTGACCCTGCCGCTCGTGGTGCCCGGGATGCTGTCCGGCGCGGTGCTGGCGTTCGCCCGCTCGCTAGGCGAATTCGGTGCGACGCTCACCTTCGCCGGATCCCTGCAAGGAGTCACCCGTACGCTGCCGCTGGAGATCTATCTGCAGCGAGAAACCGATCCCGATGCGGCCGTGGCACTTTCGCTCGTGCTGATCGTGGTGGCCGCCGTCATCGTGATCGCATCGGCGTCGCGCAAACTGGCGGGTCCGCTATGACCGGTCTGCACGTGCGCGCACGGGTCCATGCGCGCGACGTGGACGTCGACCTCACCGTCGACGAGGGCCAGGTGGTTGCGGTTCTGGGGCCCAACGGAGCTGGGAAGTCGACGCTGCTGGCCCTGATCGCCGGCCTGTTGCGCCCCGACGAGGGCCGCATCGTCATCGGTGACACCACCGTCGCCGACACCTCCGCGGGCACCTTCGTGCCGCCCCACTCGCGGGGTGTGGCGATGCTCGCGCAGGACCCGTTGTTGTTCCCCCACATGACCGTGGCCGCGAACGTGGCCTACGCACCGCGCTGCAAGGGACACGGCCGGTCCGGCGCCCGGTCGGTCGCTCAGCGCTGGTTACGCGCCGTGGGTGCCGAGGATCTCGCCGAGCGCAGACCGTCAGCGCTGTCGGGCGGTCAGGCGCAACGGATCGCGCTGGCCCGGGCGCTGGCCGCCGACCCCAAGGTGCTGCTGCTCGATGAACCGATGTCGGCACTCGACGTCAACGCCGCCCCGGCAATGCGTCGACTGCTGCGCGACATGCTCGCGGCCGAGCATCGGACCGCCGTCATCGTCACCCACGATCTGCTCGATGCGTTGGCGATCGCCAACTCGGTGATCGTCGTCGAGAACGGCCGCATCGTTCAGAGCGGCCCGGTCCGAGAGGTGCTGGCCGCGCCGCGCAGCGCGTTCGCCGCCCGCATCGCCGGGACCAACCTGGTGTCGGGTACGGTCACCGCACCGGGTGTCCTCCAGACACTTTGGGACACCGTGATTTCGGGCACCGGCGACACACCGGTCGGCACCTCTGCGGTCGCGTTGTTCACCCCGGCGGCGGTGTCGGTGCACCTCGACGTACCGCATGCCAGTCCCCGCAACGTGATCGCCGTGACGATCGCCGAGATGGACGTCCACGGCAGCACGGTCCGTATCCGCGGTGCCGATCAACCCGACGGCAGCGCCGGACTGAGCGCCGACGTCACCGCGGCCGCCGCGGCCGATCTCGACCTCGCCCCCGGCCGCCGGGTGTATTTCGTGGTCAAGGCCCAGGAGGTCGCGATCCATCCGGCGCTCACACCGTAGTCACCGTCATAGTCATGCCATAGTCACCGGGCGACCATGCCCGCGGACAGGTCGATGTCGGCCCCGCACAGCCCGGGCATGTGCAGCATGGCGATGGCGGCGGCGGCGACTTCCTCTTCGGTCACCATCCGGCGTAACGCCGCACGGCCGACGAAGGCGTCGCGTGCCTCGTCTTCGCTGATGCCAAGGGTTCTCGCCTCGAGGGCGAAGTTGCGGTCCATCCGTGGCCCCTCGACCGGGCCGGGTGAAAGCGTGTTGACGTTGACTCCCTGCGGACCTACCTCGAACGCGAGTGTGCTGGTCAGTCCGATCACGGCCATCTTCGACGCGGTGTAGGGCGTACGCCGCGGCAATGGACGCTTACCGCTGACCGACGCGACGTTGATGATGTCGCCGCGACCCTGCGCGGTCATGGCGGGCAGGAACTCCCGACACATCAGGTACACGCCACGCACGTTCACGGCGAACACCTCATCCCACTCGTCGGGGTGGATATCGGTGAGCGCCGCCACCGGCCCGGCGACACCGGCGTTGTTGACGAGGATCGAAATGTCCTCGTCGGACAGGGTCACGCCGAGTTCCGCCACCGCTTCTGGATCGGAGGTGTCGCAGTCGACCCAGCGCGCCGCGACACCGATCTCCCCGGCGACCGTCGCCAGGGGTTCACGCCGACGTCCGACCAGGACCACGCGAGCACCGTTGCGGGCCAGTGCCAGAGCGATCGCCCTGCCCAGACCGTTGCCCGCGCCGGTGATCAACGCGGTGCGTCCGGCGATGCGCGATGCCGCGGTTTCGGTCGGAATCACCGCGAAGCCGCCGCGTCGGCGGGCACCCAGCCAAATGTGTCGCCACCGAACTTCATCGCCCTGATGTCCCCGGATCGGGCATGGCCCTCGAACGATTCCACCCGCGCCGCTCGGCCACAGAGACGTCCGAGGGATGCGCTCGCCGCGGCACTGCGCACCTCCTGGTAGGTGACGGTCTTGAGGTACTTGCCGACCCACAGCCCGCCGGTGTAGCGGGCCGCACCCCGGGTGGGCAGGGTGTGGTTGGTGCCGATCACCTTGTCGCCGTACGAGACACAGGTGCCCTCGCCGAGGAAGAGCGCGCCGTAGTTGGTCATGCTGGTCAACGCGCGGCGCGGATCGGCCGTCAGGATCTGCACATGCTCGAACGCGTACCGGTCGCCCAGGGCGAACGCTTCCTCGATGTCGTCGACGACGGCGATCTCACCGTGGTTGCGCCAAGCGGGTTCGGCGAAGTCGCGTGTCGGCATGTCGGGCAGGAGCCGGTCGATCAGTTCGGCAACCCGCTCGGCGAGTGCGCGTGAGGTCGTGATGAGCACGGCGGGTGAGTCCGGTCCGTGTTCGGCCTGGCTCAGCAGATCGACGGCGACCACGAACGGATCGGCGGATTCGTCGGCGATGACCAGGATCTCGGTGGGGCCGGCGAACAGGTCGATGCCCACCTGCCCGAAGAGCTGGCGCTTGGCCTCGGCGACATAGGCGTTGCCGGGACCGGCCAGCAGATCCACCTTGCCGATCGTCTCGGTGCCGATCGCCATCGCAGCCACAGCCTGGGTTCCGCCCAGAATGTTGATCTCGTCGGCGCCCGCGAGATGCAGGGCCGCGACCGTTGCCGCGGGAATCTGACCGTGGATCGGCGGTGTGCAGGCGGTCACCCGTTCGACGCCCGCCACCTTCGCGGTGACCACGGTCATGTGCGCCGACGCCACCAGTGGATAGCGGCCGCCGGGTACGTAGGCTCCGGCCGCCGCGACGGGAATGTTGCGTTGCCCCAGGAAGACACCCGGTTCGGTCTCGGCCTCGAAGTCCAGGATCGAGTCGCGCTGACGCTGGGCGAAGTCGCGGACCCTCCCCTGGACCGCACGGATGTCGTCGAGCGCTTGCGCCGGGACACTCGCGACGATCCGCTCGATCTCTTCGGCGTCGAGGGCGAACGACTCGGGCGACCAGTTGTCGAATTTCGCCGAATATTCCCGGACGGCCTCGTCGCCGCGCGCGGTGACGTCGGAGATCACCTTCGCCACAATCTCTTTCACCGAAGCGTCGCGTTTCTCGTTGACTTCGGTGGGCGTGGCCCTCTTGAGGTAGTCGGTCATCTGGCACTCCTTCCTGTGCAGGCCCCACGGTGGGTCGCATACGTATACTTGTCAACTGCGGGTTTGGCGAGCGGAGTCCTCATATGTCGCGTAGAGCTGTGACCAGCTTCGATGTCGCGAAGTTGGCGGGAGTGTCTCAGCCGACGGTGTCACGCGCGTTGCGTAATCTGCCCGGCACGTCACCCGAGACCCGTGAGCGCGTGTTGGCCGCCGCGCTGGAGTTGAACTACATCCCGAGCGCGTCTGGACGCACGCTGTCGACCAGGACAACCCAGCGGGTGGCGATCGTCGCCGAGGAGCTGACCAATCCGTTCTATTCGGAACTGGTTGAGCCGCTCCGAAATACACTGAGTGAACACGGATACCGCGCAGTTCTGGTGACCGACCGCGCCGACGATCCGGTGACCGTCGACGCACTGGCCGACGGGTCCTACGACGGCGTGCTGTTGTGCACCGTCACGCGGCGCTCGACGCTGCCACGCGATCTCACCGAGCGGGGCATCGCACATGTTCTGGTCAATCGGATTCTCGACGTGCCCGAGTCAGGCAGTTGCAGTTTCGACAATGTCGCCGGCGGACGCCTGGTGGGCGAGTTCCTCTGCCAACTCGGCCACCAGCGGATCGGCGCGCTGCACGGCACCGTGGACAACTCAACCGCACGAGACCGCGCCCTGGGCCTGCGAAATGGGTTGCGCGCCCATGGGCTCCACGTACGCCGGACCGATCTCCGTCGCGTGCCGTTCAGTTACGCCGCGGGGTATCAGGGGGCGCTCGAACTCCTGGACCGGCCAGACCGGCCGTCGGCGCTGTTCTGCGGCAACGACGTCATCGCCATCGGCGCGCTCTCGGCCGCAAAATCGTTGGGTATCAGGGTGCCCGAAGATCTGACCATCGTGGGATTCGACGACATCGGTGCCGCGGGCTGGGGAACCGTGGACCTGACGACCGTGAACTGCGACCGCGACGAACTGGCCCGCGAATCGGTGGAACTACTGTTGCGCGCGATCGGCGGAGCCGAGCCCGAGCAGCATGTCATCGCCCCCACCGGACTGGTCCGGCGCGGTACCCACGGCCGGCGGATACGTTGAGTGGGCTCGACACCCACCCTCAGGGCTGGGATATCCGCGCGACCGCGGGGTCGGCACGAGTCGTCAGCCATCGCGAAGCAATGGCTGCCAGGACGTAGAGCGTGGCGAAAATCCATACCACGCCGGCGATTCCCACCAGTGGCCGGAATATGGCTACAACGGCCGGCCCGACAAAGGCAGCCAGTCCTGATCCGAGGTTCAGCATGGCCAATGCACTGCCGGTGTCCCCGCTGGGCGCCATGGCCGGCATAAGCGCCGACAAGGGAACGAATCCGGCGAGCGCCAATCCGTACAGGCAGCCACAGATCGCCGCGATCGAGAAGTTGCTGCCCGCTGTGAGTGGTCCGTAGTACATCAGAAGGGTTGCCGCGGCGCACCCGAGCGCCCCGACGTAGGTGACAGTGCGTCGCCACCCGAGACGGTGGGCGAGAAACCCGACTGCGACGTTGCCCACGAGGTTGGCCACGAAGATCAAGGTGTTGAGCAGAAGCCAGCGTGACGAACTGAAGCCGAGGCTTTCGAAGAAGAACGGCAGGAAGACGAAGAATCCGAACATCGCGGCGGCGTTGACGATCTTGACGCCGAGTCCGACGGCGATTTTCGGCTCGCGCCAGCAGATGGTGAGGCCATCGAGGAGATTTCTGGCACCCGCAGTCGCGGACAGCGGCCTCGAGCCGGTGCGCTCGCGCACGGCGAAAGAGCCCAGAGCGCCACCGATGATCACCAACGCCAGTGAGAGCCAGAGAGTTCCGTGGGCACCTATGAATGGGATGCTGAAGCTCGCGATGAGTGATCCCAGCGTGGGCAGACCTGCGACGAACACGAACCAGAACCATCCGAGCGCCGGTGACAACCGGTCGGACGGCGTCGCGGCGACGACCCACACCAGAAATCCGTAGGCGAACAACGGGTAACCCAGACCACGGATCGAGTACAGCAGGATCATGGCGGCGGGACCAGTGGTGAGACCGACGGTGAGAAAGAGGATTTCGAAGACGATCCAGATCGCCGCGCCGGCACGCATCACCGCACGCGGCCCGTACATCGTCGACAGCGTGCCCGAGAGCCAGGACCCGATTGCGACCGCGGCTCCGTAGATTGCGATCGCCGTTTCGGCGGTGCCGCGGGAGGATCCCGGTTGTTCACCGAGAAACGTTGCGATGTAGCCGGTCTCGATGCCGTCACCGATCATGAATACCAGCACGGCCAGGAATCCCCAGGCCAGTGGTCGAGGTATCCCGATGCGGGTGAGCCGTGACGACGGCACGGCCGGGTCGCTGACCGCGGCGATGATGTCCATTTGTATCTCCTTTGTTTCAAGGCGAGTGATGATCAGATGGCGAGATAACCGCCGTCGATGACCAGTTCTGCGCCGGTCATGAAG
This region of Mycolicibacterium goodii genomic DNA includes:
- a CDS encoding hydroxymethylglutaryl-CoA lyase; this translates as MTVREPSPYTPRAELRDVTLRDGLQLTAKTLPTELKIEVVRELLRIGVPALEIGSMARADLVPTLADTLDVVAALTPEELQRCWIWVATPRHVEKAAAAGARKFQYCLSASDSHNKANIGRDTETSVAAMPDAIRIADEAGGDIQLCIATAFTCPFEGLVDPRRVWGIAADPRTAGAVDVVVCDTIGQAIPTQVGELIHGLHPVNPERRIVFHGHDTWGLGVANTLAAIDAGATMVDGSLGGLGGCPFAPGASGNTSSEDLLFALRPDWLTPTAFESLVRLSEKILAELGEPNRSKAAQGARSKADAFRWVIGS
- a CDS encoding CaiB/BaiF CoA transferase family protein, which codes for MSDNQIRPLAGVRVLELGNYIAAPTAGRMLADFGAEVIKVERPGTGDELRNWRLYAGSTSMLYRTINRNKKSIVLDLKTERGREIVLELLRHCDVLLENFRPGTLEKWGLGPERIDEANPNLVITRISAFGQTGPMSERPGFAAVAEAYGGLRELVGDPDRPPVRTGVSIGDSIAGIYAAFGTVMALFQRERAKIPLPQRIIDVALNESILSVMESLIPDYLAYGVQRRRVGGRMEGIAPSNAYPCADGTSIIVAGNGDAIYQRYMRIIGRPDLADDPDLQTNAGRWARRDELDEAISAWTSRHTRDEALKLLDEAGVPSGPIYTAADICQDQQYEARNMIQHFDVDTGGNEPQPVGFPGIVPVIGGASLPIRNVGPDLGEHTHEVLSTLLGLADDEIEDLT
- a CDS encoding GntP family permease produces the protein MSETAIVINTAVAILAVVVMIVRFRFNPVVSLVVGSAYLGLAVGLGVEKTIEAITTGFGDIMAEVGLLIAFGVLMGAILQQTGAIQRLVETLLRWFGAKRMPYAMSLTIATALQSIFLDVLLVISAPLARNLAARIGKNGTARMAAAMAIGLECGIVLTVPGVGALALAGLLGVPLGKMLLFGLCLVIPTVAISVAIMSFLFNHGFWDSARDEQPFIGAEPAVEAGAAGDADGTNGSDVTGAPADGSAPAAAAPAGASATATTTVKPKSDTATEAPLLLLFGPMLASLVLIATGAILDAAEIDLPVVKFISSPVIALLIGLIGTSFVGRRVQGTKAIETAIATGFKESGQILILTGVGGSLAATIKAAGLGDILGEYFTASTAAPLLVVWLIAAALHVAVGSVTISAITSAGILAPVAPIIGLDPVLIALAAGAGSLFAVHVTSNTFWLLQSLMGQSTRGALKTVTVGVSVASVVAILLLLPASLLF
- a CDS encoding SDR family oxidoreductase, which translates into the protein MAPVQKVVIITGAGSGIGQATARVLLDAGHHVVLAGRRPDALRDAAQGRLNARVMPVDVTDPASVRALFADAVATFGRVDVLFNNAGVFGPSASVAEIDDAEWERTWRTNVDGSVFCAREAARIMAEQLPRGGRIINNGSLSAHRPRPKSLAYTVTKHAISGLTASMLLDLRSVDICVTQIDIGNAATAMTAGFGHQTVQADGTLAAEPTFDVVHVANAVAHLVELPLEVAVPSLTVMAREMPFYGRG
- a CDS encoding TOBE domain-containing protein, yielding MSEGPAVSLIRIKDAAALLGVSDDTVRRWIEGGALPATKDDAGRKVIAGDVLAAFAQAHAAPPPDPTGIASSARNRFVGLVTKVTADAVMAEVQMQCGPFQVVSLMSSESVASLGLEPGKVAVAVVKATTVIVETPGGSS
- the modA gene encoding molybdate ABC transporter substrate-binding protein, with product MIRAASALLGLLLLAGCSSPPENDARLTVFAAASLKSTFTELGKQFEQANPGTTVDFNFAGSSDLVTQLTQGAPADVFASADTKNMTKAVDAGLVDGDPVDFATNTLTIVTAPGNPKGITSFADLTKPGVTVVVCAPQVPCGSAAEQVEKSTGVTLSPVSEESAVTDVLGKVTSGQADAGLVYVTDAKGAGDAVTAVAFPEAAGAVNTYPVATLKSSTDAEMAQRFVDLVVSPEGRKVLSEAGFATP
- a CDS encoding ABC transporter permease translates to MRTRTGDPVQVGLPTWIFLPATIGALFVVIPLVAILLKIDWTQFVSLITSASSRAALLLSLKTSAASTAVCVVLGVPMAVVLARARFRGRSVLRALVLLPLVLPPVVGGIALLYTFGRMGLVGHYLDMAGVRIAFTTTAVVLAQSFVSLPFLVVSLEGALRSAGERYETIAATLGARPTTVLRTVTLPLVVPGMLSGAVLAFARSLGEFGATLTFAGSLQGVTRTLPLEIYLQRETDPDAAVALSLVLIVVAAVIVIASASRKLAGPL
- a CDS encoding sulfate/molybdate ABC transporter ATP-binding protein; amino-acid sequence: MTGLHVRARVHARDVDVDLTVDEGQVVAVLGPNGAGKSTLLALIAGLLRPDEGRIVIGDTTVADTSAGTFVPPHSRGVAMLAQDPLLFPHMTVAANVAYAPRCKGHGRSGARSVAQRWLRAVGAEDLAERRPSALSGGQAQRIALARALAADPKVLLLDEPMSALDVNAAPAMRRLLRDMLAAEHRTAVIVTHDLLDALAIANSVIVVENGRIVQSGPVREVLAAPRSAFAARIAGTNLVSGTVTAPGVLQTLWDTVISGTGDTPVGTSAVALFTPAAVSVHLDVPHASPRNVIAVTIAEMDVHGSTVRIRGADQPDGSAGLSADVTAAAAADLDLAPGRRVYFVVKAQEVAIHPALTP
- a CDS encoding SDR family NAD(P)-dependent oxidoreductase, which codes for MIPTETAASRIAGRTALITGAGNGLGRAIALALARNGARVVLVGRRREPLATVAGEIGVAARWVDCDTSDPEAVAELGVTLSDEDISILVNNAGVAGPVAALTDIHPDEWDEVFAVNVRGVYLMCREFLPAMTAQGRGDIINVASVSGKRPLPRRTPYTASKMAVIGLTSTLAFEVGPQGVNVNTLSPGPVEGPRMDRNFALEARTLGISEDEARDAFVGRAALRRMVTEEEVAAAAIAMLHMPGLCGADIDLSAGMVAR